In one Oncorhynchus nerka isolate Pitt River linkage group LG7, Oner_Uvic_2.0, whole genome shotgun sequence genomic region, the following are encoded:
- the ccdc120a gene encoding coiled-coil domain-containing protein 120 isoform X2: MEVKGHLISVPDLLGGSPEAVERMTELQERRRSLETLLNSRLAELRRVCLQEAELTGELPGDFPLEAGERRPNVRRRAGSYRHGPKTIIKTEEEACQRKPKKALFSGALRRRVDSDSKRTVHRGCHTDDTVNSESSSTSDSTGDHDNDESSGVVPDCLSPSRPRLAPGNGNGSSSSPDSRLCRKLSPVEIYYAMRTTTQPNSLALSARSNMEGRSVPTTPLLARNGPTGVHNHIRSAISTVTTTKQWSDNPEVTQVVPHQSQVSGHSPGPSSGPPSGSYEQGGGGGGGVYSDILMDYVWGKQQQQQRQVQQVHGNGQFPSSVPVPPPSHFNGYPHPQGHLPGPQHVSGGPPAYSSPLMLRGKLGEPRRVKVTRTKSCGPFIPLQHHQNEVLHFSSYTSSSSDPPLPPTSSSSSTGTSTAALYPHQGSGVESQKHQHGSGSGPGLNLNHNHQLGPPQYSDSVTPEDPIRSLHKALALEGLRDWYLRNSLGGVAVGGKVQGQDNRGTPRRRTTNSLHGSHPQHLPHQPQIYQGDRDRDYPPCHLPQSQTFHGHPLHGRSLYQESFPSQMQELTLKEPSTDRGDLPTPGTLV, from the exons ATGGAGGTCAAGGGTCATCTCATCTCAGTACCTG ACCTGCTGGGTGGCAGTCCGGAGGCTGTTGAAAGGATGACAGAACTACAGGAGAGAAGACGCAGTCTTGAGACTCTACTGAATAGCAGACTGGCTGAGCTACGGAGAGTCTGTCTGCAGGAGGCG GAGTTGACAGGAGAGCTTCCTGGTGATTTCCCCCTGGAGGCTGGGGAGAGACGCCCCAACGTACGCCGTCGGGCCGGATCCTACCGCCACGGACCCAAGACTATTATAAAGACAGAG GAGGAGGCGTGTCAGAGGAAGCCGAAGAAGGCGCTGTTCAGCGGTGCCCTGAGACGGCGTGTAGACTCTGACAGCAAGAGGACTGTGCACAGAGGATGTCACACGG ATGACACGGTGAACTCTGAGAGCAGTTCCACGTCTGATTCTACAGGGGACCATGACAACG atgAGTCTTCGGGTGTGGTCCCTGACTGCCTGTCCCCGTCTCGTCCCCGGCTGGCCCCTGGCAATGGTAATGGGAGCAGCAGTAGTCCAGACAGCAGGCTGTGTAGGAAGCTTTCTCCTGTTGAGATCTATTATGCGATGAGGACCACCACGCAACCCAACTCACTGGCCCTCTCTGCCAG AAGCAATATGGAGGGGAGGAGTGTACCTACCACACCCCTCCTCGCTCGGAACGGACCAACAGGTGTCCACAACCACATCAG GTCAGCTATATCCACAGTGACTACTACCAAGCAGTGGTCAGACAATCCAGAGGTGACCCAGGTGGTTCCTCATCAGTCTCAGGTCAGCGGCCACTCCCCTGGCCCCTCCTCTGGCCCCCCGTCAGGGTCCTatgagcagggaggaggagggggaggcggAGTTTACAGTGATATCCTGATGGACTATGTATGggggaagcagcagcagcagcagagacaggTCCAACAGGTCCATGGCAATGGACAGTTCCCTTCCTCCGTTCCTGTACCTCCTCCTTCTCACTTCAACGGCTACCCCCACCCCCAGGGACATCTCCCAGGGCCCCAGCACGTCTCTGGGGGCCCGCCAGCCTACTCCAGCCCCCTGATGCTCCGGGGGAAACTTGGGGAGCCACGCCGGGTCAAGGTAACCCGTACCAAGTCCTGTGGTCCATTCATCCCTCTCCAGCACCACCAGAATGAGGTACTCCACTTCTCCtcttacacctcctcctcttctgaccctcctcttcctcccacctcctcctcctcctcgaccgGGACCTCCACAGCTGCACTGTACCCCCACCAGGGTTCTGGGGTTGAGTCCCAAAAGCACCAGCATGGGTCTGGATCGGGACCCGGTCTCAATCTCAACCACAACCACCAGCTCGGACCACCTCAGTACTCTGACTCCGTCACCCCGGAAGACCCCATCCGCAGCCTGCACAAGGCCCTGGCTCTGGAGGGCCTGAGGGACTGGTACCTGAGGAACAGCCTGGGTGGAGTGGCGGTGGGGGGGAAGGTACAGGGGCAGGACAACAGGGGGACCCCCAGGAGGCGTACCACGAACTCCCTGCACGGGTCACACCCTCAGCATCTCCCACACCAGCCCCAGATCTACCagggagaccgagacagagactaCCCTCCCTGCCACCTGCCACAGTCACAGACCTTCCACGGGCACCCACTACATGGCAG